In Cyprinus carpio isolate SPL01 chromosome A14, ASM1834038v1, whole genome shotgun sequence, a single window of DNA contains:
- the LOC109102529 gene encoding E3 ubiquitin-protein ligase RNF103-like, producing the protein MWWKLFFLLLYFSMLLILARFFEAIVWYETGIFATQLVDPVTLSFRKLKTILECRGLGYSGLAEKRDVRELVQNSGELMQGELYSALKNEEEQVGSDSSTTFSGEMHFYELVEDTKDGIWLVQVIAQDRNPLLSTANWGKMVQKVSQFGIRTGIFNCSSDSRYCHKRGWMKSTLIMSVPQTNASKGKVMLKEYNGRRIETEHIFKWMTAHVASRIKTIRFSEQLMDDWYQMEKQPVKMFLFARLLQPPAFFSALSIKFTGRIEFIFIDVRNWDNTTCLEEIGVQQMPSYILKTPEGIYRYGNSTGEFISLHAMDAFLRSVQPEVNDLFILSLVMVNLMAWMDLFITQGATIKRFVVLISTLGTYNSLLIISWLPILGFLQLPYLDNFYEYSLKLLRYADTTTIASWVRADWTFYSSHPALFLSTYLAHGLLIDYFEKKRRCSNEDQNANNLEWLSSLWDWYTSYLVHPIASFQNFDSDWDDDPNFLLQRLAFPDLWLRPLVPIDYIKNLPTWKFRLVQSERPNPVERDNLQKNMTNPNGGSSGDQEVHHYSSEVLHNNDRCSAATKSEESWSGGEEQDTDWSQWPCGMLHCTECVVCLENFETDCVVMGLPCGHVFHQQCIVVWLAGGRHCCPVCRWPSYKKKPTRQHATEQPEPE; encoded by the exons ATGTGGTGGAAACTCTTCTTTTTGCTCCTGTATTTTTCCATGTTATTAATCCTGGCTCGTTTTTTTGAAGCCATCGTCTGGTATGAAACGGGAATTTTCGCCACCCAGCTGGTGGACCCGGTGACACTGAGTTTCAGGAAACTCAAAACCATTCTGGAGTGTCGTGGATTGGGATACTCCGGCCTGGCAGAGAAGAGGGATGTGAGGGAACTGGTGCAAAACTCGG GTGAGCTGATGCAAGGGGAGCTCTACTCTGCTCTCAAGAATGAGGAGGAGCAAGTGGGATCTGACTCCAGCACCACTTTCAGTGGAGAAATGCACTTTTATGAATTAGTGGAAGACACTAAAGATGGTATCTGGTTAGTTCAG GTAATAGCCCAAGATAGAAATCCACTGTTGAGCACTGCCAACTGGGGCAAAATGGTACAGAAAGTTTCTCAGTTTGGCATTCGAACAGGCATTTTCAACTGTTCAAGTGACTCAAG GTATTGCCATAAACGGGGCTGGATGAAGTCCACTCTCATCATGTCTGTCCCACAGACCAATGCATCCAAAGGGAAGGTCATGTTGAAGGAGTACAATGGCAGACGCATCGAAACAGAGCACATTTTTAAGTGGATGACTGCGCACGTCGCCTCTCGCATCAAAACCATACGTTTCTCTGAACAATTAATGGATGACTGGTATCAGATGGAAAAGCAACCGGTAAAGATGTTCTTGTTTGCTAGACTGCTTCAGCCCCCGGCGTTTTTCTCAGCTCTCAGCATCAAATTCACAGGGCGCATCGAGTTTATCTTCATCGATGTGCGCAACTGGGACAACACCACCTGTCTGGAGGAGATTGGGGTGCAGCAAATGCCCTCATACATCCTCAAAACACCAGAAGGCATCTACAGATACGGCAATAGCACCGGGGAATTCATCTCTTTGCATGCCATGGATGCATTTCTTCGATCCGTACAACCAGAAGTCAATGACTTGTTCATTTTGAGCTTGGTTATGGTCAATCTAATGGCTTGGATGGACCTTTTCATTACGCAGGGAGCCACCATAAAACGCTTTGTGGTTTTAATCAGTACACTAGGGACTTATAACTCCTTACTCATCATTTCCTGGCTGCCCATCCTTGGCTTTCTTCAGCTTCCATACCTGGATAACTTTTATGAGTACAGCCTGAAACTGCTGCGTTATGCAGACACCACTACTATTGCCTCATGGGTCCGGGCCGACTGGACCTTCTATTCTTCTCATCCAGCTCTCTTCCTCAGCACTTATCTAGCCCATGGCCTTCTCATTGACTACTTTGAGAAGAAAAGAAGATGTAGCAACGAAGACCAAAACGCAAACAACCTAGAGTGGTTGTCAAGTCTCTGGGATTGGTACACCAGCTACTTAGTACATCCCATTGCCTCGTTCCAGAACTTTGATTCCGACTGGGATGATGATCCCAATTTCCTTTTGCAAAGATTGGCATTCCCAGACCTCTGGCTTCGCCCGCTTGTTCCAATAGACTACATCAAGAACCTGCCCACCTGGAAGTTCAGACTTGTACAGTCTGAGAGGCCCAACCCAGTGGAACGTGACAACCTACAAAAAAACATGACGAACCCAAATGGCGGCTCCAGCGGGGACCAGGAAGTGCATCACTACAGTTCTGAAGTTCTTCACAATAATGACAGGTGTTCGGCTGCAACGAAGTCAGAAGAGTCGTGGTCTGGTGGAGAGGAACAGGACACTGACTGGTCGCAGTGGCCTTGTGGCATGCTCCACTGCACTGAGTGTGTTGTATGTCTCGAGAACTTTGAAACTGATTGCGTTGTCATGGGTTTACCGTGTGGCCATGTTTTTCACCAGCAGTGCATCGTGGTCTGGCTAGCTGGTGGGCGGCACTGTTGCCCTGTGTGCCGGTGGCCATCGTACAAGAAAAAACCCACAAGACAACATGCAACTGAACAGCCTGAACCAGAATAG
- the LOC109102530 gene encoding MICOS complex subunit MIC60-like, producing MLRVCWKGAHAAARQCVCGKVKAHSLQHCRKYTTAGDSGSTAGKIVAASLLTVGGGLGGTILYAKWDPKFRANVEKSVPYSDQLFEMALGPPPPPLVPLQKKPGKIEPLQISSLSEASKESKQPKAKAKKSDPAPMEAPPAVEEAPAPQTLEEASAEAAHIISALGEVPSVPAPGTSDESPPGHMAAGEECKDHHEPVLKERPVEEVTARLAQQDKAEQDALAALTAGLEESLGSTAKTTLQAIGAQEAALTAIAAHTNKLKDAMDSQTPPDEKSAQWKALNEALSERTRAMEEAEEALLKAKGELEKLREVINSAKQSKIDTARPQILAAEENLHSMIVDLDKVVTKVQTAQTEAKIVSQYSELVNEAKAQFQQELANITPEIQANWKGLSGKLSADDLNSLIAHAHRRIDQLNRELAEQRVREQLHIEVALEQQKLEDQKALERAVVSALAHSREDMRLEQEKKDVLFVMEAEMRTQLRRQAAAHTDHLRDVLKVQEQELREEAQEILNSRVMEQETHYRRLTQEQLDTFTLDMNAAYARLKGIEEAIDSHVIAEEEARKAHQLWLSVEALNYTLKSAGADSPTEPLEGAVGVIKESCAENEFAQALATAIPEESLSRGIYSEASLRARFYDIRRLARRVALIDETRNSLYQYFLSYLQSILLFESEQVPPPAKLAPEDLDTFKLLAYATYSIERGDLELAAKFVNQLRGESQRVAQDWIKEARLTLETKQVISLLSAYANAVGLGTTQAP from the exons atgCTGCGCGTTTGTTGGAAAGGGGCACATGCAGCAGCGCGG cagtgtgtgtgtggtaaagtGAAGGCCCACTCATTGCAGCACTGCCGCAAATACACCACGGCTGGAGACTCTGG ATCTACTGCTGGGAAAATAGTGGCTGCTAGTCTTTTAACAGTTGGTGGTGGTCTTGGCGGTACAATCCTTTATGCCAAATGGGACCCGAAGTTTCGGGCAAATGTAGAGAAGAGCGTTCCGTACTCAGATCAACTGTTTGAGATGGCGCTTGGGCCGCCCCCTCCTCCACTCGTCCCTTTACAGAAGAAACCA ggAAAGATCGAACCCCTGCAAATCTCTTCATTGTCTGAAGCATCTAAGGAGTCCAAGCAGCCTAAGGCTAAAGCCAAGAAGTCTGATCCAGCACCTATGGAAGCTCCACCTGCTGTAGAGGAAGCACCAGCACCACAGACGCTCGAGG AAGCCTCAGCAGAGGCAGCTCATATTATTTCGGCTCTCGGCGAGGTGCCATCTGTGCCTGCGCCGGGTACAAGTGACGAAAGCCCACCTGGCCATATGGCGGCAG GTGAAGAATGTAAGGATCATCATGAGCCTGTGCTGAAGGAGAGGCCAGTGGAGGAAGTGACCGCTCGACTGGCTCAACAGGATAAAGCTGAGCAGGATGCTTTGGCAG ctCTGACTGCTGGACTGGAGGAAAGTCTGGGCAGCACAGCTAAGACCACCCTACAGGCCATCGGAGCTCAGGAGGCTGCGCTGACAGCCATCGCTGCACATACAAACAAACTCAAGGATGCCATGGACtcacag actCCTCCAGATGAGAAGTCCGCTCAGTGGAAAGCACTGAATGAGGCTTTGAGTGAGAGGACCAGAGCCATGGAAGAGGCTGAAGAAGCCCTGCTCAAAGCCAA AGGAGAGCTCGAAAAACTGCGTGAAGTGATCAACAGTGCAAAACAATCCAAGATTGACACAGCGAGACCCCAAATCCTGGCCGCTGAGGAGAACTTGCACAGCATGATTGTGGATCTGGACAAAGTAGTAACCAAG GTGCAGACGGCACAGACAGAGGCGAAGATCGTGTCTCAGTACAGTGAGCTGGTGAATGAAGCCAAAGCTCAGTTCCAGCAGGAGCTCGCCAACATCACGCCTGAGATCCAGGCCAACTGGAAGGGGCTCT CGGGAAAGCTGAGCGCAGATGATCTGAACTCTCTGATCGCTCACGCCCACCGGCGCATCGACCAGCTGAACCGTGAGCTGGCGGAGCAGCGGGTGAGGGAGCAGCTCCACATTGAGGTGGCTCTGGAGCAGCAGAAGCTGGAGGATCAGAAAGCGCTGGAGAGAGCCGTGGTTTCTGCCTTGGCGCACAGCCGAGAGGACATGAGACTCGAGCAGGAGAAGAAG gatgTGCTGTTTGTGATGGAGGCTGAGATGAGGACACAGCTGCGTCGTCAGGCTGCTGCACACACAGATCACCTGAGAGACGTGCTGAAGGTCCAGGAACAGGAGCTGCGTGAGGAGGCCCAGGAG ATTCTAAACAGTAGGGTGATGGAGCAAGAAACTCATTACCGCAGACTAACTCAAGAACAGCTGGACACCTTCACTTTGGACATGAACGCAGCTTACGCCCGTCTCAAGGGCATCGAAGAGGCCATAGACA GTCACGTGATTGCTGAGGAGGAGGCCCGTAAGGCTCACCAGTTGTGGCTTTCTGTAGAGGCTCTGAACTACACGCTCAAGTCCGCAGGTGCCGATTCCCCCACTGAGCCTCTAGAGGGCGCTGTGGGTGTCATTAAAGAGAGCTGTGCAGAAAACGAGTTCGCTCAGGCGTTGGCCACCGCCATTCCCGAAGAGTCTCTCAGCCGAGGAATCTACAGCGAAGCGTCCCTTCGTGCACGTTTCTACGACATCCGTCGGCTCGCACGACGCGTGGCACTTATTGACGAGACGCGCAACAGCCTGTACCAGTACTTCCTGTCCTACCTGCAGTCCATCCTTTTGTTTGAAAGTGAGCAAGTACCGCCTCCTGCTAAACTAGCACCTGAAGATCTCGACACGTTCAAGCTGCTCGCCTACGCCACTTACAGCATTGAGCGCGGCGACCTGGAACTAGCCGCTAAGTTTGTCAACCAACTTCGTGGCGAGTCACAGCGTGTGGCACAGGACTGGATTAAAGAAGCCCGACTCACCTTAGAAACAAAGCAGGTGATTAGCCTGCTATCGGCATATGCTAATGCCGTAGGGTTGGGCACCACACAGGCCCCTTAG
- the LOC109102889 gene encoding pentatricopeptide repeat domain-containing protein 3, mitochondrial-like, whose translation MASSCSQALRHHVCKSSRILRVHLQKAWPNRSFVLNSAADQQPAVSSPEEIVIPKKKTWSKEAVLQALASTVNRDPTASDYRFQDDPYLTPKTSSEFKLFSLSQESGRNAAKYFISTYPKYFQKDYAQPHIPCLMPETLEAQIEEVSEAALIERIQMRKVKAAVDLYDQLQQAGTPVSLDVTNQLLDLICFYGDCDPAQENVPEQRNEETEDVQDEPQTKKQNTLSHNKRSPCLVFSFRENNNAERIFALLSEPNTHSYSALIRGMVKYGAYSKAFSTYTDLLNNQLKADVSTFNALITAAPEVKEKYNEKWELIVDLLKQMAEQKVKPNLLTLNAVLKALRRCGTVGKSQAFPVISEMRALSIDPSLASYNHLLSIFYKPGAPFQGQTDILQEVMNEVSGKSFTPQDPDDAQFFITAVRICLDTKDIEQAYRVHELLGVGENWRLLGNDFQQNIYHARFFSLLCMMENIDVVLKWYRDLVPSVYYPSSNVMRDLLQVLDTDNRLDLIPQIWKDLKQLGHGNRQTLVEELLTLMAREKQNQEVQETFAECALDIKKMYDTGDRGKVMMSWTAGSLSDLVSVLLAAQRRQDAWEILKLFKTHNRVPSEELLDKFLTCIKESGDVNQALELVQISAGFCLPGTPKLIQRVQQEFLLSEQQKSMLSDLEIQTFNSD comes from the exons ATGGCGTCCTCCTGTTCGCAAGCTCTCAGGCATCATGTATGTAAGAGCAGCAGAATACTGCGCGTTCACCTGCAGAAGGCATGGCCTAATAG GAGTTTTGTTCTGAATTCTGCTGCAGATCAACAGCCTGCAGTTTCTTCACCAG aaGAAATAGTGATTCCAAAGAAGAAAACATG GAGTAAAGAGGCTGTCTTACAGGCACTGGCATCCACTGTGAACAGG gaTCCTACAGCCTCAGATTACAGATTCCAGGATGATCCATATCTCACTCCAAAAACATCATCAGAGTTT AAATTATTTTCCTTGTCCCAGGAATCGGGCAGAAATGCTGCCAAGTATTTCATCAGTACATACCCGAAATACTTCCAGAAAGACTACGCTCAGCCTCATATTCCT TGTCTAATGCCGGAAACTCTTGAGGCTCAGATAGAGGAGGTGTCTGAAGCTGCTCTCATAGAGAGAATTCAGATGAGGAAAGTCAAAGCTGCTGTGGATCTGTACGACCAACTGCAGCAGGCCG GTACACCAGTGTCATTGGATGTGACCAATCAGTTGTTAGATCTGATTTGTTTCTATGGAGATTGTGATCCCGCACAAGAGAATGTTCCAGAACAGAGGAATGAGGAGACG GAGGATGTCCAGGATGAACCGCAGACTAAAAAAC AAAATACACTGTCACATAATAAGAGGTCGCCTTGTCTTGTTTTCTCCTTTAGAGAGAATAATAATGCAGAGAGGATCTTTGCGCTGCTGTCAGAGccaaacacacattcatacagcGCTCTGATACGAGGCATGGTGAAG TATGGTGCTTATTCTAAAGCGTTCAGCACCTACACTGACCTGCTCAACAACCAGCTGAAAG CCGACGTGAGCACCTTCAATGCCCTGATCACCGCCGCCCCGGAAGTAAAAGAGAAATACAATGAGAAGTGGGAGCTGATAGTG GATCTTTTGAAGCAGATGGCAGAGCAGAAGGTCAAGCCGAACCTCTTGACGCTGAACGCTGTCCTGAAGGCTTTGAGACGCTGTGGCACTGTGGGAAAATCGCAGGCCTTTCCTGTGATCAGTGAGATGAGGGCTCTCTCCATCG ATCCTAGTCTGGCCTCTTACAATCACTTGCTCAGCATATTTTATAAACCAG GTGCCCCATTTCAAGGCCAAACAGACATTCTGCAGGAAGTGATGAACGAGGTGTCAGGGAAGAGCTTCACTCCACAGGACCCTGATGATG cacagtTCTTCATTACTGCTGTGAGAATA TGTCTTGACACTAAGGACATTGAGCAGGCGTACAGGGTCCACGAGCTGCTGGGGGTTGGAGAGAACTGGAGACTTCTGGGAAATGATTTCCAACAGAACATTTACCA TGCGCGGTTCTTCAGTCTGCTCTGTATGATGGAGAACATTGATGTGGTGCTGAAGTGGTACAGAGATCTGGTTCCTTCA GTGTACTACCCCAGTTCTAACGTCATGAGAGATCTGCTCCAAGTGCTTGATACGGACAACAGATTAGACCTCATCCCGCAAATATGGAAAG ATCTCAAACAGTTGGGGCATGGCAACAGGCAGACGCTGGTGGAAGAGCTGCTGACACTTATGGCAAGAGAGAAACAAAATCAGGAG GTGCAGGAGACGTTTGCGGAGTGTGCACTGGACATCAAGAAAATGTATGACACAGGTGACCGGGGCAAGGTTATGATGAGCTGGACGGCCGGTTCTCTCAGCGACCTGGTCTCTGTTTTACTCGCAGCTCAGAGGAGACAGGACGCCTG GGAAATACTGAAACTCTTCAAAACACACAACAGAGTTCCAAG TGAGGAGCTGCTGGATAAGTTCTTGACGTGTATAAAGGAGAGTGGCGATGTGAATCAGGCGCTGGAGCTGGTGCAGATCTCAGCTGGCTTCTGTTTGCCCGGGACCCCAAAACTCATCCAGCGGGTCCAGCAGGAGTTTCTGCTCTCAGAGCAGCAGAA GAGCATGTTGTCTGATCTGGAGATTCAGACATTTAACAGCGATTAA